A region from the Kribbella shirazensis genome encodes:
- a CDS encoding citrate/2-methylcitrate synthase produces MSTTINVPPGLRNVVVTETTLGDVRGDEGFYHYRQYSAIDLAKAKTLEDVWYLMFEGHLPTDGERARFGAELAPLRVLPDEVRAVLPAIAAAGPAFNPLAGLRTALSLLAAVRSLPPLWDADPARRKADAMLVCAVTPTILAALYRLREGKQPLEPRPDLSAAANWLYLVTGTEPTAVHATAIEHYLVSTVDHGFNASTFTARVIASTGADVVSAVAGAIGAFSGPLHGGAPDRALASLDEIGTPDRIDDWVRAKVSAGDRIMGFGHAVYRTEDPRSLMLRDIARGIGGDLVDFATTVEQRIVDVLAELKPGRNLYANVEFYAGVVMELCGIPRAMFTPTFAVSRIIGWSANILEQSQDPKIIRPIATYVGPQPPAPIP; encoded by the coding sequence ATGTCAACAACCATCAATGTTCCGCCCGGTCTCCGCAACGTCGTCGTCACCGAGACGACGCTCGGAGACGTCCGCGGCGACGAGGGGTTCTACCACTACCGCCAGTACTCCGCGATCGATCTCGCCAAGGCCAAAACCCTCGAAGACGTCTGGTACCTGATGTTCGAGGGCCACCTCCCGACCGACGGCGAGCGCGCCCGCTTCGGTGCCGAGCTCGCGCCCCTGCGCGTCCTGCCCGACGAGGTCCGCGCCGTCCTGCCCGCGATCGCGGCCGCCGGACCGGCGTTCAACCCGCTCGCCGGCCTCCGGACGGCGTTGTCGCTGCTCGCTGCCGTCCGCAGCCTCCCGCCGCTGTGGGACGCCGACCCCGCCCGCCGCAAGGCCGACGCGATGCTCGTGTGCGCGGTGACCCCGACCATCCTCGCCGCGCTCTACCGCCTCCGCGAAGGCAAGCAGCCGCTCGAGCCCCGCCCCGACCTGTCCGCGGCCGCGAACTGGCTGTACCTCGTCACCGGCACCGAGCCCACCGCTGTCCACGCGACGGCGATCGAGCACTACCTGGTCTCGACCGTCGACCACGGCTTCAACGCGTCCACGTTCACCGCCCGCGTGATCGCCTCCACCGGCGCGGACGTGGTCTCGGCCGTCGCGGGCGCGATCGGCGCGTTCTCCGGTCCGCTCCACGGCGGTGCACCGGACCGCGCGCTCGCCAGCCTCGACGAGATCGGTACGCCGGACCGCATCGACGACTGGGTCCGCGCGAAGGTGTCCGCCGGCGACCGGATCATGGGGTTCGGGCACGCGGTGTACCGGACCGAGGACCCGCGCTCGCTGATGCTGCGCGACATCGCCCGGGGGATCGGCGGCGACCTGGTCGACTTCGCGACCACCGTCGAGCAGCGCATCGTCGACGTCCTGGCCGAACTCAAGCCGGGCCGCAACCTCTACGCGAACGTCGAGTTCTACGCCGGCGTCGTGATGGAGCTGTGCGGTATCCCGCGCGCCATGTTCACCCCGACGTTCGCCGTCAGCCGCATCATCGGCTGGTCCGCCAACATCCTCGAACAGTCCCAGGACCCGAAGATCATCCGCCCGATCGCGACGTACGTCGGCCCGCAACCCCCGGCCCCGATCCCCTGA
- a CDS encoding flavin-containing monooxygenase, producing the protein MQHFDVLIVGAGLSGIGAAYRIQTRCPERTYAVLEARDTLGGTWDLFRYPGVRSDSDMFTLGFPFHPWKAAKAIADGPSILDYLHETASTYGIDQHIRYGERVVRASWSSADALWTVETGGTSYTCSFLYVCSGYYDYDSGHVVDFEGQDEFQGRIVHPQHWPSDLDYTGQRVVVIGSGATAVTVVPAMAGTAAHVTMLQRSPSYVASRPAHDALSDRIRAVLPENLAHRVIRGKNVALSTMVYSAFRRWPAHAAWLLNSTVAKELPESIPADPHFTPRYKPWDQRLCLVPDADLFNALRNGTASVVTDEIERFVPSGLRLRSGRVLEADLVVTATGLRMVALGNIEVTVDGRAVEPHDTFVYQGMMLSGVPNLAWCIGYTNNSWTLRSDLTSQYVCRLLNHLRATGHRICVPEVDPAEYDAPPRPVVDLSSGYIRRAAHILPRQGAQGPWRLRQNYPRDLVRLRFAPLDDGVMHFKPAH; encoded by the coding sequence ATGCAGCACTTCGACGTCCTGATCGTCGGCGCGGGCCTGTCCGGGATCGGCGCGGCGTACCGGATCCAGACGCGCTGCCCGGAGCGCACGTACGCCGTCCTCGAGGCCCGCGACACGCTCGGCGGCACCTGGGACCTGTTCCGGTACCCGGGGGTGCGGTCGGACTCGGACATGTTCACACTCGGGTTCCCGTTCCACCCGTGGAAGGCGGCGAAGGCGATCGCGGACGGTCCGTCGATCCTCGACTACCTGCACGAGACCGCGTCGACGTACGGCATCGACCAGCACATCCGGTACGGCGAACGCGTCGTCCGCGCCTCGTGGTCGTCGGCGGACGCACTGTGGACCGTGGAGACGGGCGGGACGTCGTACACGTGCTCGTTCCTGTATGTGTGCAGCGGGTACTACGACTACGACTCGGGTCATGTGGTCGACTTCGAGGGGCAGGACGAGTTCCAGGGGCGGATCGTGCACCCGCAGCACTGGCCTTCCGACCTGGACTACACCGGTCAGCGAGTGGTCGTGATCGGCAGCGGCGCGACCGCCGTGACGGTGGTGCCGGCCATGGCGGGTACGGCGGCACACGTGACGATGCTGCAGCGGTCGCCGAGCTACGTCGCGTCGCGGCCGGCCCATGACGCGCTCTCGGACCGTATCCGCGCCGTCCTGCCGGAGAACCTCGCGCACCGGGTGATCCGCGGGAAGAACGTTGCCCTGAGCACCATGGTCTACAGCGCGTTCCGGCGGTGGCCGGCGCATGCCGCGTGGCTGCTGAACAGCACAGTGGCCAAGGAGCTACCGGAGTCGATCCCGGCCGATCCGCACTTCACGCCGCGGTACAAGCCGTGGGACCAGCGGCTCTGTCTGGTCCCGGACGCCGACCTCTTCAATGCACTGCGGAACGGGACGGCGTCGGTGGTGACCGACGAGATCGAGCGGTTCGTCCCGTCCGGACTGCGGTTGCGGTCCGGACGGGTGCTGGAGGCCGATCTCGTGGTCACCGCGACCGGCCTCCGGATGGTGGCCCTCGGCAACATCGAGGTGACGGTCGACGGGCGGGCCGTGGAGCCGCACGACACGTTCGTCTACCAGGGGATGATGCTCAGCGGCGTACCGAATCTCGCCTGGTGCATCGGGTACACCAACAACTCGTGGACACTACGGTCCGACCTCACCTCGCAGTACGTCTGCCGGCTCCTCAACCACCTCCGCGCCACCGGCCACCGGATCTGCGTCCCCGAGGTCGATCCGGCCGAGTACGACGCCCCGCCGCGCCCGGTCGTCGACCTGTCGTCCGGCTACATCCGCCGGGCCGCCCACATCCTCCCCCGCCAAGGCGCACAGGGTCCTTGGCGACTCCGGCAGAACTACCCGCGCGACCTGGTCCGGCTGCGCTTCGCACCGCTCGACGACGGCGTCATGCACTTCAAACCCGCCCACTGA
- a CDS encoding YciI family protein, with the protein MAQYMFLLYDSEEWYDNLTADEWQQAMKLHGAFSEAVEKAGARILGGEALERSTTASTVRQREGADPLVTDGPFIETKEALGGYYVVEARDLDQALELAKLCPSGNVEVRPVMDTSEGAGPQA; encoded by the coding sequence ATGGCGCAGTACATGTTCCTGCTGTACGACAGCGAGGAGTGGTACGACAACCTGACCGCGGACGAGTGGCAGCAGGCGATGAAGCTGCACGGCGCGTTCTCGGAGGCGGTCGAGAAGGCCGGGGCGCGGATCCTGGGCGGGGAGGCCCTGGAGCGGTCCACCACGGCGAGCACCGTCCGGCAGCGGGAAGGAGCCGACCCGCTGGTCACCGACGGGCCGTTCATCGAGACGAAGGAGGCGCTGGGCGGGTACTACGTCGTCGAGGCCCGCGACCTCGACCAGGCGCTCGAGCTGGCCAAGCTCTGCCCGTCCGGCAACGTCGAGGTGCGACCGGTGATGGACACCTCCGAGGGTGCGGGACCGCAGGCCTGA
- a CDS encoding RNA polymerase sigma factor, translated as MSEAVEVTRVVDRAHRESWPTVLASVVRLTRDLDLAEDCTQDAFVQALRTWPDGIPDNPGGWLTTVARRLALDRLRRETNLRRKLPLLVEEPGEVEQPTDPLRLVFTCCHPALARESQVALTLRLICGLTTREVAAVLLIGEATAAARITRAKKKIAAAGIPYRIPADHELPARLDVVLTVVHLVYTAGHVAAGPELTRTDLTGRAIELARMLERLMPDEPEPQALLGLLLMTEARGDARLSADGELVLLADQDRTRWNARLLAEGVSRATTALQRGHGRFALQAAVAGLHVIAPSWEKTDWRQVVRMYDAMMVSWPTPIVALNRAAARSLVPHADLSAVLAELDALSNEPALASYAYLPATRADVLTRLGRPDEAADAYRQAIELTGNETERRFLTTRLRNLGQALGPADRST; from the coding sequence GTGAGTGAAGCGGTCGAGGTGACGCGGGTCGTCGACCGCGCGCACCGGGAGAGCTGGCCGACCGTGCTGGCGTCCGTGGTGCGGCTGACGCGGGACCTCGACCTGGCCGAGGACTGCACGCAGGACGCGTTCGTGCAGGCGTTGCGGACCTGGCCCGACGGGATCCCGGACAACCCCGGCGGATGGCTGACGACTGTCGCCCGCCGGCTCGCGCTGGACCGGCTGCGGCGCGAGACGAACCTGCGCCGCAAGCTCCCACTCCTGGTGGAAGAGCCGGGCGAGGTAGAGCAACCGACGGACCCGCTCCGCCTGGTGTTCACCTGCTGCCACCCGGCCCTGGCGCGGGAGTCGCAGGTGGCGCTGACGCTGCGCCTGATCTGCGGCCTGACAACGCGTGAAGTGGCGGCAGTCCTCCTGATCGGCGAGGCAACAGCCGCCGCCCGCATCACCCGGGCGAAGAAGAAGATCGCGGCGGCGGGCATCCCGTACCGGATCCCGGCCGATCACGAGCTGCCCGCGCGGCTCGACGTCGTGCTGACCGTCGTACACCTGGTCTATACGGCCGGACATGTCGCGGCGGGCCCGGAGCTGACGCGGACCGACCTGACCGGGCGGGCGATCGAGCTGGCCCGGATGCTGGAGCGCTTGATGCCGGACGAGCCGGAGCCGCAGGCGTTGCTCGGACTGCTGCTGATGACCGAGGCACGCGGCGACGCTCGGCTCAGCGCGGACGGTGAGCTGGTACTGCTCGCCGACCAGGACCGAACCCGCTGGAACGCGCGCTTGCTGGCAGAGGGCGTCTCACGAGCGACAACCGCCCTCCAGCGCGGTCACGGCCGGTTCGCGCTCCAGGCCGCCGTCGCCGGCCTGCACGTGATCGCCCCGTCGTGGGAGAAGACGGACTGGCGTCAGGTGGTTCGCATGTACGACGCGATGATGGTGAGCTGGCCGACCCCGATCGTCGCCCTCAATCGCGCCGCCGCGCGCAGCCTCGTCCCGCACGCGGACCTGTCCGCCGTCCTCGCCGAGCTGGATGCCTTGAGCAACGAACCGGCGCTGGCGTCGTACGCGTACCTCCCCGCGACCCGCGCCGACGTACTCACCCGGCTGGGCCGCCCCGACGAGGCGGCCGACGCCTACCGGCAGGCGATCGAACTGACCGGCAACGAGACCGAGCGCCGCTTCCTCACCACCAGGCTCAGGAATCTGGGCCAGGCGCTCGGTCCGGCAGATCGAAGTACCTGA
- a CDS encoding RNA polymerase subunit sigma-70, with the protein MPIEGGVMGFDEQTEPFRKELLAHCYRMLASVHEAEDAVQETYLRAWRSWEGFEGRSSVRVWLYRIATNVCLTALEGRRRRALPSGIAAPSAELDAAPEPAPDGIGWVEPIPESMVASDPAAIVTLRESLRLALIAALQYLPPKQRAVLILREVLAFPAAEVATMLDTSVAAVKSTLQRARARLDETAPSQGEVLEPTDPRSRALLDDYIAGFEHADTAALERALRTDAAIELVGTTTWFNGRELCLGLLASAVGEPGDWRMIPVVANGQPAVGAYVKGEPYGVAVLTPTPAGLTHIHVFSTPDLVRYFDLPDRAPGPDS; encoded by the coding sequence GTGCCGATCGAGGGAGGGGTGATGGGCTTCGACGAGCAGACCGAGCCGTTCCGCAAGGAGCTGCTGGCGCACTGCTACCGAATGCTCGCGTCGGTCCACGAGGCCGAGGACGCGGTGCAGGAGACGTACCTGCGGGCCTGGCGGTCCTGGGAGGGCTTCGAGGGCCGGTCGTCGGTGCGGGTCTGGCTGTACCGCATCGCGACCAACGTGTGCCTAACAGCGCTCGAAGGACGCCGCCGCCGGGCGCTGCCGTCCGGGATCGCCGCGCCGAGCGCGGAGCTCGACGCCGCACCGGAGCCGGCGCCCGACGGGATCGGCTGGGTGGAGCCGATCCCTGAGTCGATGGTCGCCTCCGACCCGGCCGCGATCGTGACGCTCCGGGAGAGCCTGCGGTTGGCGTTGATCGCCGCTCTGCAGTACCTGCCGCCGAAGCAGCGCGCCGTACTGATCCTGCGGGAGGTGCTCGCCTTCCCGGCGGCCGAGGTCGCGACGATGCTGGATACGTCGGTCGCAGCCGTGAAGAGCACGCTCCAACGCGCACGGGCCCGGCTCGACGAGACAGCTCCTTCCCAGGGCGAGGTTCTGGAGCCGACCGATCCGCGGTCCCGGGCGCTTCTCGACGACTACATCGCGGGCTTCGAGCACGCCGACACGGCCGCCCTCGAGCGTGCGCTACGGACGGATGCCGCGATCGAGCTGGTCGGTACGACCACCTGGTTCAACGGGCGCGAGCTCTGCCTGGGATTGCTCGCTTCGGCAGTCGGCGAACCTGGTGACTGGCGGATGATCCCGGTCGTCGCGAACGGTCAGCCGGCGGTCGGCGCCTACGTCAAGGGCGAGCCGTACGGTGTCGCAGTACTCACCCCGACTCCGGCCGGCCTCACGCACATCCACGTGTTCAGCACGCCGGATCTCGTCAGGTACTTCGATCTGCCGGACCGAGCGCCTGGCCCAGATTCCTGA
- a CDS encoding alpha/beta hydrolase: protein MASKESEAVRQHWAAGRKAVEQGTLDTDQELTDHRWAELTTEPPNVDYLAVPGREALWIVPHNAASDRVLLCLHGGGFVGGSRYSHRKLFAHLARAAGVRALAIDYPLAPGHTHPAPVDAAVDAYRWLLDQDIAPEHIVFTGDSAGGGLAITTQLRARSLGLPLPAGAMPFSPWVDFEAIGASYDSNRDRDAYFHRDLVRGLAWILVGPDGSLRDPFVSPLYGDLTGLGPIYIQVGGDEVLLDDARQLAEAAEKAGVEVRLDLFPEMQHTFQMAAGRAPEADDAVQRMGRWVRPVLGL from the coding sequence ATGGCAAGCAAGGAATCGGAAGCGGTCCGGCAGCACTGGGCCGCGGGCCGGAAGGCAGTCGAGCAGGGCACGCTCGACACCGACCAGGAGCTGACCGACCACCGCTGGGCGGAACTGACCACCGAGCCGCCGAATGTCGACTACCTGGCGGTGCCCGGGCGCGAGGCGCTCTGGATCGTGCCCCACAACGCGGCCTCGGACCGGGTTCTGCTGTGTCTGCACGGCGGCGGGTTCGTCGGCGGCTCGCGCTACTCGCACCGCAAGCTCTTCGCCCATCTCGCCCGCGCGGCCGGGGTTCGCGCGCTGGCGATCGACTACCCGCTGGCACCCGGCCACACGCATCCGGCTCCGGTCGACGCCGCGGTCGACGCGTACCGCTGGCTGCTCGACCAGGACATCGCGCCCGAGCACATCGTGTTCACCGGCGACTCGGCGGGCGGCGGGCTGGCGATCACCACGCAGCTGCGGGCGCGCTCGCTCGGCCTGCCGCTGCCCGCCGGGGCGATGCCGTTCTCGCCGTGGGTGGACTTCGAGGCGATCGGAGCGTCGTACGACTCCAACCGGGACCGTGACGCGTACTTCCACCGGGACCTGGTCCGTGGCCTCGCCTGGATCCTCGTCGGCCCGGACGGCTCGCTGCGGGACCCGTTCGTGAGCCCGTTGTACGGCGACCTGACGGGCCTCGGGCCGATCTACATCCAGGTCGGCGGGGACGAAGTACTGCTGGACGACGCGCGGCAGCTCGCCGAGGCGGCGGAGAAAGCTGGGGTCGAGGTGCGGCTGGACCTGTTCCCGGAGATGCAGCACACGTTCCAGATGGCCGCCGGTCGCGCGCCCGAGGCGGACGATGCGGTCCAGCGGATGGGACGCTGGGTTCGGCCGGTGCTCGGCCTGTGA
- a CDS encoding phosphotransferase family protein, translating to MELIGQGMEGAVYDLGDGTVRKVWFDRRPEDVLPLKEFLDELPELPFRTPRIREIGAGEGGLAVSVEDKLTGVPLHEAGLPEEQAVDAFVAVVEALRSARPGPASRRLPVVGEAFWAGSWGESLAGLVRRRAAASKVHLERDVPDFAGLLEEVLEQLQVGTGGDSALVGGLSVVHGDICPPNVLMDGARVGAVLDWGFLSTAGDNTFEASLAAGFFDMYGPGARRLDDLLVDRFVELGHDRERMRLYRQAYAIVTATIYDENAGDGHYRWCVDQLTR from the coding sequence ATGGAGCTGATCGGGCAGGGGATGGAAGGTGCCGTTTACGACCTCGGGGACGGGACGGTGCGGAAGGTCTGGTTCGATCGGCGGCCCGAGGACGTGCTGCCGTTGAAGGAGTTTCTCGACGAGTTGCCGGAGTTGCCGTTCCGGACGCCGCGGATCAGGGAGATCGGGGCGGGGGAGGGCGGGCTCGCGGTGAGCGTGGAGGACAAGCTGACCGGCGTACCGCTGCACGAGGCCGGTCTGCCGGAGGAGCAGGCGGTCGACGCGTTCGTCGCGGTGGTGGAGGCGTTACGGTCGGCCCGGCCGGGGCCGGCGAGTCGGCGGTTGCCGGTGGTTGGGGAGGCGTTTTGGGCCGGTTCTTGGGGGGAGAGTCTGGCGGGTTTGGTACGCCGTCGCGCTGCAGCTTCGAAGGTGCATCTCGAGCGGGACGTGCCTGATTTCGCCGGACTGTTGGAAGAAGTGCTGGAGCAGCTACAGGTTGGAACTGGCGGTGACTCTGCCCTTGTTGGTGGGTTGAGTGTGGTTCATGGGGATATTTGCCCGCCTAACGTGCTGATGGACGGGGCGCGGGTTGGTGCTGTGCTTGACTGGGGGTTCTTGTCGACGGCGGGGGACAACACGTTCGAGGCTTCGTTGGCGGCGGGGTTCTTCGACATGTACGGGCCGGGGGCGCGGCGGCTCGACGACCTGCTGGTGGATCGGTTCGTGGAGCTGGGACACGACCGGGAGCGGATGCGGCTGTACCGGCAGGCGTACGCGATCGTCACCGCGACGATCTACGACGAGAACGCCGGCGACGGCCACTACCGCTGGTGCGTCGACCAGCTCACGAGATGA
- a CDS encoding NUDIX hydrolase produces the protein MTAVPPLTDGDLTLRLARQDPQVVAFDVENGGPAGTVEVRRTTPGVGLVVWAMDRTDVAQRALRLLSEYAFGELGLERLQVEVDPALHASARVAIRSGFRREGVLRGAALVEGERRDIAVYGMRVDDPRPETVTGWTALMDSTLPKKRVIAHVVVRDTSGRVLLCQVSYKKDLELPGGVVEPDEDPATGASREMEEELGTALPLLGVLAIDWLPRWEGWGDAVEILYDGGVHDPSLIDRLQPDGFEIKDISWHAPEELTGLVSPLNARRLPMILAAPEQLHNLSDGSPIIS, from the coding sequence GTGACCGCCGTACCTCCGCTGACCGATGGTGACCTGACCCTGCGACTGGCACGTCAGGATCCACAGGTGGTCGCGTTCGACGTCGAGAACGGCGGACCGGCCGGGACGGTCGAGGTACGGCGGACGACGCCCGGCGTCGGCCTGGTGGTGTGGGCGATGGACAGAACGGACGTCGCGCAGCGTGCGCTGCGGTTGCTGAGCGAGTACGCGTTCGGTGAGCTCGGTCTGGAGCGGCTGCAGGTCGAGGTGGATCCCGCGCTGCACGCCTCCGCGCGGGTCGCGATCCGGTCCGGTTTCCGGCGCGAGGGCGTACTGCGCGGCGCCGCGCTGGTGGAGGGTGAGCGTCGTGACATCGCGGTGTACGGCATGCGCGTGGACGATCCGCGCCCGGAGACCGTGACGGGCTGGACGGCGTTGATGGACTCGACGCTGCCGAAGAAGCGCGTGATCGCGCACGTCGTCGTCCGCGACACCAGCGGGCGGGTGCTGCTCTGCCAGGTCAGCTACAAGAAGGACCTGGAGCTGCCGGGCGGTGTGGTCGAGCCGGACGAGGACCCGGCGACCGGTGCGTCACGCGAGATGGAGGAAGAGCTCGGTACGGCGTTGCCGCTGCTCGGCGTACTGGCGATCGACTGGCTGCCGCGCTGGGAGGGCTGGGGCGACGCCGTCGAGATCCTGTACGACGGCGGCGTGCACGACCCGTCGCTGATCGACCGGTTGCAGCCGGACGGGTTCGAGATCAAGGACATCTCGTGGCACGCGCCGGAGGAGCTGACCGGCCTGGTGTCGCCGCTGAACGCCCGCCGGCTGCCGATGATCCTGGCCGCACCGGAGCAGCTGCACAACCTCAGCGACGGTTCGCCGATCATCTCGTGA
- the glgB gene encoding 1,4-alpha-glucan branching protein GlgB — MGEREPFEMPAAPVDEVPVSAVPVDRTVLDRLVGGTYHDPHQVLGPHLGEHGVTVRVLRPFAKSVTVLYDGQRLELRHEHDGVWVGVLDTDKVPDYRLEVTYTDGPATEADDPYRYLPSLGEVDLHLIGEGRHEQLWTVLGAHVRRYDGPAGEVTGTSFAVWAPNAQGIRLTADFNFWDGRAHPMRSLGGSGVWELFVPGVGAGTRYKFDICGRDGVWRQKADPMANFAETPPANASVVHESTYEWDDDAWIQRRAVSEAYAEPMSVYEVHLGSWRKGKSYRELADELVAYVNEMGFTHVELMPVMEHPFGGSWGYQVTSYFAPTSRFGDPDDFRYLVDNLHQAGIGVIVDWVPAHFPKDAWALARFDGTPLYEHPDPRRGEQPDWGTLVFDFGRPQVRNFLVANAIYWAEEFHIDGLRVDAVASMLYLDYSRQEGQWVPNQYGGRENLEAVSFLQEMNATLYKRVPGVITVAEESTSWPGVTRATHLGGLGFGFKWNMGWMNDSLRYLEHEPVHRQYHHHEMTFSMMYAYSENFVLPLSHDEVVHGKGSLLRKMPGDRWQQLANLRAYLAMMWAHPGKQLLFMGCEFGQESEWSEKGELDWWLLDHSDHRGLQQLVRDLNQAYKDNPAFWRTDHAAEKFSWIDANDAGNNVFSFVRYGDEGEPTVACITNFSALPHHGYRLGLPYAGRWEEVVNTDAGAYGGSGVGNFGAVEADGPEWHGMTTSAELSVPPLATVYLRFTG; from the coding sequence ATGGGCGAGCGTGAACCTTTCGAGATGCCGGCGGCGCCGGTGGACGAGGTGCCGGTGTCGGCGGTGCCGGTGGATCGGACTGTGCTCGACCGGCTGGTCGGCGGTACGTATCACGATCCGCATCAGGTGCTCGGGCCGCATCTCGGCGAGCACGGGGTCACGGTACGGGTGCTGCGCCCGTTCGCGAAGAGCGTCACCGTGCTGTACGACGGCCAGCGGCTCGAGCTGCGGCACGAGCACGACGGCGTGTGGGTCGGCGTACTCGACACCGACAAGGTGCCGGACTACCGGCTCGAGGTCACCTACACCGACGGACCGGCGACCGAGGCCGACGACCCGTACCGGTACCTCCCGTCGCTCGGCGAGGTCGACCTGCATCTGATCGGCGAGGGCCGGCACGAGCAGCTGTGGACCGTGCTCGGCGCCCACGTCCGCCGCTACGACGGCCCGGCCGGAGAGGTCACGGGGACGTCGTTCGCGGTCTGGGCCCCCAATGCGCAGGGCATCCGGCTGACCGCCGACTTCAACTTCTGGGACGGCCGCGCGCACCCGATGCGCTCGCTCGGCGGCTCCGGCGTCTGGGAGCTGTTCGTGCCGGGTGTCGGTGCCGGTACGCGGTACAAGTTCGACATCTGCGGCCGCGACGGCGTCTGGCGGCAGAAGGCGGACCCGATGGCCAACTTCGCCGAGACTCCCCCGGCGAACGCGTCCGTCGTGCACGAGTCGACGTACGAGTGGGACGACGACGCCTGGATCCAGCGGCGCGCCGTGTCCGAGGCGTACGCCGAGCCGATGAGCGTGTACGAAGTACATCTCGGCTCGTGGCGGAAGGGGAAGTCGTACCGCGAGCTGGCCGACGAACTCGTTGCCTATGTCAACGAGATGGGCTTCACGCATGTCGAGTTGATGCCGGTGATGGAGCATCCGTTCGGCGGCTCGTGGGGCTACCAGGTGACGTCGTACTTCGCCCCGACGTCGCGGTTCGGCGACCCGGACGACTTCCGGTACCTGGTCGACAACCTGCACCAGGCCGGGATCGGCGTGATCGTCGACTGGGTGCCCGCGCACTTCCCGAAGGACGCCTGGGCGCTGGCCCGGTTCGACGGTACGCCGCTCTACGAGCACCCGGACCCGCGCCGCGGCGAGCAGCCCGACTGGGGCACGCTGGTGTTCGACTTCGGCCGTCCCCAGGTGCGGAACTTTCTGGTCGCGAACGCGATCTACTGGGCCGAGGAGTTCCACATCGACGGCCTGCGGGTGGACGCGGTCGCCTCGATGCTCTACCTGGACTACTCGCGCCAAGAGGGCCAGTGGGTCCCGAACCAGTACGGCGGCCGGGAGAACCTGGAAGCCGTCTCGTTCCTGCAGGAGATGAACGCGACGCTCTACAAGCGCGTCCCGGGCGTGATCACGGTCGCCGAGGAGTCCACGTCCTGGCCGGGTGTCACCCGCGCGACGCATCTCGGCGGGCTCGGGTTCGGCTTCAAGTGGAACATGGGCTGGATGAACGACTCGCTCCGCTACCTGGAGCACGAGCCGGTGCACCGCCAGTACCACCACCACGAGATGACGTTCTCGATGATGTACGCGTACTCCGAGAACTTCGTCCTCCCGCTCTCCCACGACGAGGTCGTACACGGCAAGGGATCGCTGCTGCGCAAGATGCCCGGCGACCGCTGGCAGCAGCTGGCGAACCTGCGCGCCTACCTGGCGATGATGTGGGCGCACCCGGGCAAGCAGCTGCTGTTCATGGGCTGCGAGTTCGGCCAGGAGTCGGAGTGGTCGGAGAAGGGTGAGCTGGACTGGTGGCTGCTGGACCACAGTGACCACCGCGGCCTGCAGCAGCTGGTCCGCGACCTGAATCAGGCGTACAAGGACAACCCGGCGTTCTGGCGCACCGACCACGCGGCGGAGAAGTTCAGCTGGATCGACGCCAACGACGCGGGCAACAACGTCTTCTCGTTCGTCCGGTACGGCGACGAGGGCGAGCCGACCGTGGCGTGCATCACGAACTTCTCCGCGTTGCCGCACCACGGCTACCGTCTCGGCCTGCCGTACGCCGGTCGCTGGGAGGAAGTCGTCAACACCGACGCAGGCGCGTACGGCGGATCCGGTGTCGGCAACTTCGGCGCAGTGGAGGCCGACGGGCCGGAATGGCACGGCATGACGACCAGCGCCGAGCTGTCCGTACCACCCCTGGCGACGGTGTACCTGCGCTTCACCGGGTAG